TTGGAGTAAATGCGGGCACCAGTTAGCTTATGTTATTAGAAATCTTGAGAACAAGAAGTTGTCTATTACAAGTTACTAATTTAGACTTTAGACAGAAGAAAAGTTCATGCACTTTAGCTGTATCATGTCAAATCAGAAGAAATAATTTCAGTCAGATGATTATTATGTTTTGATGAATATAGAAGATGGAAAAATAAATTAGCTGAGAAAATGATTAGTTGCAGAAACATACCTCCGGAAGCTCAGTATCAGGAGGTCTTTCCTGAAACTGGACACTGGGTGCATGCTGCAGACTGGAGAGGTTTTCAAGAAGCTTTGACCGTATTTCTTCTAGTAACATGTGAGAATTCTTATTTTCCATATTACTCGGGGCAACATGAAGAGTATAATCTGGACCGAAATATTCATAATACTCGTGCTGTGGCATTTTGTCCTCAATTTCTGCTCCAAGTGCTACTCCTGTCTGTATTACAAACAACAtatcaaaaacaaacaaattccAAAGACACAAGACTAAACAAAAATTAGATGCACCATATACAGATGCTGTGAAACTACGCATCTCCCATTTATAACAGTGTATTAAAGAGTAGTCATCTGCCAGGCACTATAGTCGTATTATGCAATCACAAAACATTAACATGCTATCTGGAAAGAGATTATAACTTGCAATAAAAATCATGCTATATTTGCACAATTATATCATAAGTGAAATACTTTGGAAACATTAAAAGGTAGAACAGAATATGAGAAGTATACCTCGTAGCACCAACAACGAGCAACATTGCGAATGGTATAGCCACCGCCACCTAGAAGCAAGAGCGGGACATTGAAGGATCTCATATATCTAACACACTCGGCATGGCCTTTGATGGAAAGATTGAAGCAGCCAAGCCTGTCCCCAGATAAGGAATCAGCACCACACTGGAGAACCACAGCCCCAGGCTTAAAAATTTCCATCACCTTCCCAATGATGGGCTTGAACAAGTAATGGTAGCTCTCATCATCAATCCCGTCATCCAATGGAACATTAAGGGAGTAATACTTCCCTTTCCCGTAACCAATATCACGAATGTCCCCCGTGCCAGGAAAATAATCCCCAAACTTGTGAAATGAAACCGTCATGACCCTGTCCGTCGTGTAAAATGCCTCCTCAACACCGTCTCCATGGTGGATATCAATGTCCACATACAAAACGCGCTGTTCGGGCAAAACTTTAACAATTTCAGTAACCCATTTCAGAGATTGCACAATACAAACCCAACATCAAAAAGTTCAGACTTTAACTATGCAATTAACATTTTTGATAACCCAATTCAGAGATCATACAAAACATAACAAACCGAACAATCCAAACAtcaaaaagttcaaaactttaACACTACGCAATCAAATTAACTAACCTCATGCTGCTTAAGAAGTTCCAAAATTGCAAGAACAATGTCATTCACATAGCAAAACCCAGAAGCCTCACACTTCTTAGCATGGTGCAAACCACCGGCCCAATTAATCGAAATATCACAAATCCCATGGTTGAGCTTCACAGCGCCGCCGACCGACCCACCAGCATAGGTCTGGCAAAACGAGTACAACCCATCAAAGACAGGGCAGTCCTCGCCGACATTGAACCGCTTGAGCTGCCGCAGCTGGTCCTGCTGCGTTTCGGGGGTGATGTTCCGGAGGAACGCCACGTAATCGTCGGCGTGGAAGCGGCAGAGGTCGCGGTCGCGGGCTGGGTAGGGTTTGAGGACCTGCATGTTCTGAAGGAGGCCATAGTGCGCGAGGAGGGCGTGGGTCATCCGAATCCGGTGGGGCTTCATCGGGTGTCCCTGCCCATAATAGTAATTTCCCACTTCTGGGTCGTAGAAATAGCTCACCTTCCTCTTCACTCCGTCGGCACCCGACACTAGAGAGTTGCCGCCGGTGTCCATCGTCGGCGGAAACCAGATTTTTCAGACGAAAATTGGaactttttatatattttctgattGGTTTGTTGGGCTTGGGGTTATTGGGGGGTCCGTTTTAAACCGGCGGGTAGGGCATCAAATCAATGCAAGGAAAATGCCTTATTTTtggtttatttatatttgatttatttaatcaaGAAAGGAAATGTCTTGGATTTAATTTGAATGGAAAACTAatcaaaaattccaaaaaactttctttttaattatcaggataaaaattttcaaaaatgcCGATTCTATCCTTCCCACATATGTACAAGATTGCTCAGTATTCAGCAAAATTCACATGAATTCACCAAGGAATACAtccaaaagaagagaaaagaagacTAACACCTTCAGATTACATTGGAATGCTAAAATCAAGGTGGCAAACATTGGAGCAGCCAAGACAACATGGATTCACATGACCTTCATTAAAACAAAGACAAGTTAGTCAGCTTTCAGAAACAGTGTGTTGTCCAAAAAGttgtaaatattgaaaaattattttgttgtttagGAACTAGCTTTTGTATATAAGGGAGTTTTTCCTCCCATGTAGAACACATGAAaacaacattgcagagacacaCCATACTCACAACATCCTTCAATCCTCATACACTCAAGCATCCAAAAATCTTCCTAGCATCCCTTGTAAACATTTCTTTGTAAACACTTCTCTTTGTAAACATTCtatatatcaataaaagttcaagtgtacatattcaagcaatctccaagccttaagtaagttttcttttctttttttagtgtgtttgtttaattagacTTCTAGTCCAAAACAGGAAAACACTATTGTAGTTATATTATTAACCTACTAAACTGACGGTCATACTTTGTTCGAGCACTCTGTTATAGTTGAATGTTTGCCATACAAATAACTAGACATTAACCAGGGTACCTCTGAGTCCTTCATAACTTTGAGTGCAGCCTTTAAGACCTTATACTTGTACTGTGAGTGGCTATCATGCTGAAACATGTTGAGttccatgtgcaaggttttatgtCTAGTTGTTATAATGGTCATCCGACTATTTAACCAGGTCTGCTTTGCGaatatggtatcaaagccaggtttagcattttaatagtataattataatagtaaagtACCTTGAGGATGGAAGTCATTGATACAACTGATATCacacttgtttattttgtatgaaCAACATATATTATTATCCTTATAGACCTTGTCAACCACAACCACAAGGTATTTATTATCCCAGACATCCAACTATAAATAGCATAAAGAGAAGATTAGCATACATATCCAAAAGAATTAGCAAGACTTTGAAGAAGCAAAAGTTTTATCGTGGTTATCTTGAACATCCTTCATTTATTCGTAAATATAATAACACAAAAGTGCAGCATAAATTTTTAGAAGCAAAAAGAGCAACAGATCAAGTTTTAGAAACcttgagagaagaaagagagtttcTAAGAAATCAGTTAACAGTAACTTTAGAAAAAGATAAACTGTAGTTTATGATAGATTAccttaatttagaaattagtaaacctcaaaaaaaaaaaaaaaccttagaccaaaatagtttagtttgttattttccatTGAGAAAACATAATCATATTTTGCATAGTGAAGAAAATCCTCTAGCCAATAGTATTGTAGATCTTATTATTAGTCaagcaaaaaatataaattagaaaataataagcatAATCATTTGTTAAATCAGTTGTTAGAGTATTTTCagaaaaaatccataaaaacaattagacaaaatttagACTATATTACATCTCAGttagaagataataataaaaatattcaaaagtttcctagcaaaagagagataaaagagcTTGTTGACCTCATAGATAGTAAACCTAAGCAAGTAGAACTTAGATCATTAGAAGTAGTTGAGCAATTAAAATTAGAAGtccaaaaaattcaattagtgCAAAAAGAGTTAAGTGAACAAATAAATAAgttgcataataaaatagataaattattagtttaatgACTGATTCTAGAACTAACAGAAAATATATACAAgctttgaaagaaattagtaagTTAGACAAGTAACCAATAGGTTTAACAGATTTTTCAATACAAGTAGCCAGTAGTAATATTCCCATTaggcaaaataatttaattattcaattagttt
This genomic stretch from Pyrus communis chromosome 2, drPyrComm1.1, whole genome shotgun sequence harbors:
- the LOC137725173 gene encoding histone deacetylase 19-like isoform X1; this translates as MDTGGNSLVSGADGVKRKVSYFYDPEVGNYYYGQGHPMKPHRIRMTHALLAHYGLLQNMQVLKPYPARDRDLCRFHADDYVAFLRNITPETQQDQLRQLKRFNVGEDCPVFDGLYSFCQTYAGGSVGGAVKLNHGICDISINWAGGLHHAKKCEASGFCYVNDIVLAILELLKQHERVLYVDIDIHHGDGVEEAFYTTDRVMTVSFHKFGDYFPGTGDIRDIGYGKGKYYSLNVPLDDGIDDESYHYLFKPIIGKVMEIFKPGAVVLQCGADSLSGDRLGCFNLSIKGHAECVRYMRSFNVPLLLLGGGGYTIRNVARCWCYETGVALGAEIEDKMPQHEYYEYFGPDYTLHVAPSNMENKNSHMLLEEIRSKLLENLSSLQHAPSVQFQERPPDTELPEENEEQDDPDERWDPDSDMEVDDERKPLPSRVKKEIIEPEVKDPIQKGTSENARSSGYDPAVDEITTGAKALDMGSGSVDEPPTVKVEQDTMNKPADQI
- the LOC137725173 gene encoding histone deacetylase 19-like isoform X2 — protein: MDTGGNSLVSGADGVKRKVSYFYDPEVGNYYYGQGHPMKPHRIRMTHALLAHYGLLQNMQVLKPYPARDRDLCRFHADDYVAFLRNITPETQQDQLRQLKRFNVGEDCPVFDGLYSFCQTYAGGSVGGAVKLNHGICDISINWAGGLHHAKKCEASGFCYVNDIVLAILELLKQHERVLYVDIDIHHGDGVEEAFYTTDRVMTVSFHKFGDYFPGTGDIRDIGYGKGKYYSLNVPLDDGIDDESYHYLFKPIIGKVMEIFKPGAVVLQCGADSLSGDRLGCFNLSIKGHAECVRYMRSFNVPLLLLGGGGYTIRNVARCWCYETGVALGAEIEDKMPQHEYYEYFGPDYTLHVAPSNMENKNSHMLLEEIRSKLLENLSSLQHAPSVQFQERPPDTELPEENEEQDDPDERWDPDSDMEVDDERKPLPSRVKKEIIEPEVKDPKGTSENARSSGYDPAVDEITTGAKALDMGSGSVDEPPTVKVEQDTMNKPADQI